A window of Apium graveolens cultivar Ventura chromosome 8, ASM990537v1, whole genome shotgun sequence contains these coding sequences:
- the LOC141676626 gene encoding uncharacterized protein LOC141676626, translating into MEKNNPDEIANKGGDQNINPTSAMTPAFSGEQIIPPVSSPPPTSIFDIHHDDIEKYHFMDMLIPQNYYFPPTSSVFDLLGSPPKDTMPPQPQQFSFAAAAVGDSSETALTPMTPNISSSISSSSNEVVNEDQISIKTGDQDDEAEQKPEQKNKRQITEPRLKKPKKPKQPRFAFMTKSDIDNLDDGYRWRKYGQKAVKNSPFPRNYYRCTSAGCGVKKRVERSSEDPTIVVTTYEGTHTHILPVNAPRGSTGIFPDSFTFRGLVSGIGGSGIGGIGGSLSSGIGTSFSSGIGGDMSVAAYNVGAMGSGGIGSGGSGSGANNLSNINVHYSTEQLAQYQNRMQQQYQQRPNYFMYNNPSLSSFNFGVANADAVAATTATAATIDSGSFSNRMLQDGQNLLPFNPNQQMTMFRDQGLLQDMVAPSQMKLEKKEDKN; encoded by the exons ATGGAGAAGAACAACCCAGATGAGATTGCTAACAAGGGTGGCGATCAAAATATTAATCCTACATCAGCTATGACGCCAGCATTTTCCGGTGAGCAGATCATTCCTCCGGTTAGTAGTCCACCACCAACAAGTATATTTGACATACATCATGACGATATCGAAAAATATCATTTCATGGACATGTTAATTCCTCAGAATTATTATTTTCCTCCAACTAGCTCGGTTTTTGATCTACTTGGTAGTCCACCTAAAGATACTATGCCCCCACAGCCGCAGCAGTTTTCGTTTGCTGCTGCGGCTGTGGGGGACTCATCGGAGACGGCTCTTACCCCGATGACTCCAAATATTTCTTCTTCGATTTCTTCTTCATCAAATGAAGTGGTGAACGAGGATCAGATCAGTATTAAAACTGGTGATCAAGATGATGAAGCTGAGCAGAAACCTGAACAAAAGAACAAAAGACA GATAACTGAACCAAGACTGAAAAAACCCAAAAAACCAAAACAGCCAAGATTTGCCTTCATGACAAAGAGTGACATAGATAACTTGGATGATGGATATAGATGGAGGAAATATGGCCAAAAAGCTGTCAAAAACAGCCCTTTTCCAAG GAACTACTATCGCTGCACTAGTGCAGGATGTGGTGTAAAGAAAAGAGTGGAAAGGTCATCAGAGGATCCTACCATAGTTGTCACCACTTATGAAGGTACTCACACTCATATTTTGCCCGTTAATGCCCCACGTGGTAGTACCGGAATATTCCCCGACTCTTTCACTTTTCGTGGCTTGgttagtggcattggtggtagcggAATTGGTGGCATAGGTGGTAGCTTGAGTAGTGGCATTGGTACTAGTTTTAGCAGTGGCATTGGTGGTGACATGAGTGTTGCTGCATATAATGTTGGTGCCATGGGAAGTGGTGGCATTGGTAGTGGTGGCAGTGGTTCTGGTGCCAATAATTTGAGTAATATTAATGTGCATTATAGTACTGAACAGCTAGCTCAATATCAAAATCGAATGCAGCAACAATATCAACAACGACCGAATTATTTTATGTACAATAATCCATCGTTGTCTTCATTCAACTTTGGAGTTGCTAATGCTGATGCTGTTGCTGCTACTACTGCTACTGCTGCTACAATTGATTCAGGTTCATTCTCCAACCGTATGCTTCAAGACGGACAAAATCTTTTGCCATTTAATCCGAACCAGCAGATGACTATGTTTCGAGATCAAGGACTTCTACAGGACATGGTGGCTCCGTCACAAATGAAACTGGAGAAAAAAGAGGATAAAAATTAA